CATAGGTGCGGGCATGATCCGAGCGTTGTCTATGACGGCCCCACGGCACTTCGAGTCGCTGCAATGCATCGGCCTCAGGTGGTACTGCTCCATCTCGAGATACCCCAGATGGATGGCTGTCGAGTCGCCAAACAACTGAGACATGACTTTCCGAGGTGGGAGTGCTTGCTGATTGGCATCACCGGGCGAACGGACGAGGCGCGATACCGGCAATCGATCGAGTCTGGTGTCGACCTGCTGCTGATCGAACCTTACCGACTGTTGATCCTGGAGACTTTGTTGTCGTTAGAGAGCGTTCGAGTACAGCGAGTGCAGTCGGAGCGTTGCATTGGCCTACTTGCCAACATGGAACCAACCCCGCAGGAATGAAAGTTTTGACGTCTCTCGAACATTTGTTTATGGCATCGATGAAGTTTCCATCAAAACCCTTGCGATCAACGAGTCCGTTCGTGCGGACGTATTAGAAATAGGAAAAGGAAGGTTGACGTCATGCGCGATAATGTGGGTAGGTTTTGTGAAAGCGTTCACACCCGGCTCGAGGCCCTCGATGGTCAGATGGACGCTCTCAAACTCAATATTGGAACCACTTGGCATTCCCTCCAAGAGAAGCTTAAAGAGGTACGTCAAGACCATGAAGCTTCCCGTCAGCTAGTGGCAGATGCCAGGACCAGCTTGGAATCCTGGTTCGGCGAGCAGCAGATCGAGTCGCAGGGCGCGATTGATGCCTTGGTGAAGAACCACGATGTCAAGCAACTTGCCGCGCGAGCTCAAAAGGCAGAGGAATGTGCCTGGTCGGCTATTCAGCTTGCCCAGGCGAGCATCGACGATGCCGAGTGGATGATCCTGGAGGCAATTTCCGCCAAGCTCGATGCCGAGGCTGTTACAGAGGAACTACCGCAGTAGCGCGTCGCTCGCACCAGTCACTGCGTGATGCGCGTTGATTTACACGAAACGGAGGTCACCTGTGTCCACAATTGTTACCGAAAACGTTGTCAGCGGTATGGGATCGATGCCTCGAGCCGACGGAGTGGCATTTCGCTTATGGGCGCCCCATGCGGATGCGGTGTACGTAACGGGGACGTTTAACCACTGGGCCTCGGAAACGCATCCGATGGTGAAGGAGAAGAGTGGCTATTGGTACGCCGACATTCATGAGGCGCGGATCGGCCACGAGTACCGATACCGAATCGTCAGCGGCGACAAACAATTACTCCGTATCGATCCCTACGCGCGACAGGTCACTTGCTCTGTGGGGAACGCGGTCATTCACGACCCTCACTTCGATTGGGCTGGCGATAACTTTCGTCTACCTCCAATGAATGAGATGGTGATCTACGAAATGCATTTGGGAACCTTTCACGACCAAGAAGATGGGAAGTCGGACAAGTTTGCTGAAGTGGTGCAGAAGCTAGATCATCTGCAGCGGCTGGGTGTGAATGTGATTGAAGTCATGCCCTTGGCTCAGTTCGCGGGTCACTCGTCGTGGGGATACAACCCTTCATGCGTGTTCGCCGTGGAATCAAACTACGGCGGTCCCGATGGATTTAAACGCTTTGTCAAAGCCGTGCATCAAGCCGGAATCGGCGTGGTTTTAGACGTTGTTTACAACCACTTCGGGCCTAGCGACCTCGATCTGTGGCAGTTCGATGGCTGGAGCGAAAACGGTCAGGGTGGAATCTACTTCTACAACGATTGGCGGGCCACCACTCCCTGGGGTATGACACGCCCTGATTATGGACGCAACGAGGTGCGACAATTCATTCGAGATAATGTTCTGATGTGGCTTGAGGAGTATCACGTCGACGGTCTGCGACTCGACATGACGCTGTTTATGCACAACGTTCGCGCAAGCAGTGACGCTGGCGGGGAATTGCCCGACGGTTGGAGCCTCATTCAGTGGATCAATCGTGAAGTACAGCAGCGCTATCCGCAGCGCATCATGATCGCCGAGGACTTGCAAGACAATGAACGGATCACGAAGTCGCTGGATCAGGGTGGAGCTGGATTCACCGCGCAATGGGCTGCTCGTTTTGTGCACCCGATTCGAGCTGCTGTCATCACGCCTGATGATGCGCAGCGCTCGCTTGATAACGTTCGTCACGCAATCGAAGGTCAGTACAATGGGAATCCTTTTCAGCGGGTGATCTACAGCGAGTCGCACGACGAGATTGCGAATGGTAAAGCACGCGTCGCGTCGGAAATCAATCCGCAGAATCCGGAATGCTGGGCAGCCCAGAAACGGACCACCCTAGCAGCCGCATTGGTGCTGACATCGCCCGGCATCCCGATGCTGTTTCAGGGACAGGAGTTTCTCGAAGACGGCTGGTTTCAGGATACGGTGCCGCTCGATTGGCAGAAGTCCAAAGACTTCAGTGGCCTGTTGAGAATGTATGGTGACTTGATTCAGCTGCGACTCAACCGGTCGGGCACGACGCGCGGTCTTACGGGGTCGGGGATCCATACGTTCCATCAGAATCAGGCCGACTGCGTGCTTGCCTATCATCGGTGGCACCAAGGGGGCCCTGGCGACGACGTGGTGGTCGTTGTGAATCTGTCGCATCGAGCTCACGAGAACTATGAACTCGGATTTCCGTCACCCGGGATTTGGCGGTTGCGGCTCAACAGCGACTGGAATGGCTACAGTCATGCCTTTAGCAATCAGGCTTGCTCCGATATCAACACGGAAGCGAAGGGTAACGACCAATCCCCGGATCGCAGCAACTCACCACGCGATGGCTTCCTGGCTTCGGGATTGATCAACATCGGACCCTATAGTGTGCTGGTGTTTTCGCAAAACAAACCCGAGGAATAACTGGAGTCTACTACAGCCATAACATGGGTAACCAAGGCATCTGCTATGAACACAGCTAACCTGCCCCTGCCATACTCGGACGACGTTGAGACGATTCCACCCGATGAGCCAGAGGATATCGCGCAGGTGGTCGCTGCCATGGAAGTGCTCCTTTCACGGAGCCTGGCGAAGAGTGGACAGTTTCGCCCCGACGTCCATGTGAAAACACATGGCTACGCGCGAGGGGAGTTTTGGGTCTTGCCGAATCTGCCCGCCGAACTCAAGCAAGGGCTCTTTGATCACGATGGTATCTACCAAGCTGTGGTGCGATTTTCCAACGCTGCCAGCCTCGCTCAATCCGACATTATTCCCGATGGTCGCGGACTGGCAATTAAAGTGTTTGACGTCAACGGCGAAATGATTCCGGCAGATGAGCAGTGGAGCCCAACACAAGATTTCGTGATGATTAATCACCCAGTCTTTTTTGCTCGCAATGTGCAAGACTACCTCCGCTTAGAAAAGGTCCTCGTGCAAGCGGAAGGCAACTCGCTCGCCACCTTGCAAGGCGCCCTCACCGGTGGCGACTGGAATCCCTTGCACTGGCATTGGCGCGAGTTGCTTACAGTCGCCCGGATCGCTGGCCAGCTCCCCGCGCATCCAGTGAGTAACACCTACTTCAGCATGGCCCCGATTCGTTTCGGAAACTTCGTGGCCAAATATCGGGCCAAGCCAGCTGGAGACAATCACGATTCCTACATGAAACTGGTTCAACGATTAGGTTCTCAGACCGACGCCCTACGCTTGGCGCTTGAAGAGACTTTGCGTACGCAGCAGGTGCTGTTCGAGTTCCAGGTGCAGCTCCGGACCTCCGAGCGAACGATGCCAATTGAAGACGCTAGTGTTGAATGGCCGGAAAGCGAATCTCCGTATCGCACGGTCGCTCATCTCTTGCTCCCGCGTCAGGAGATTGAGCTGTTGCGGCAGCAAGCAACCTATCAGAACCTGGCGTTTAACGTTTGGCACGCTTTGGCAGCGCATCGGCCACTCGGAGGTATCAACCGAGCTCGCCGCCGAGCTTATTCGCTATCATCCGCCTGGCGTCGACTGCAATTTGCAGCACAATCGCCCGAGCCGAACTATGTGGATCCGCCCGAGTAAATCCACCTACCAATCAACGGAAAGGTCGATTCCTTGGTCGCAGTGGTTAGAATCTCAAGACCCCCGTCGGTGCTTCTGCGAAGTCAAGAAACGTTGCCTCTGCAACTACCGATAATGAGCGAGTGCGTTGGCCAGCTGGTTGAGAGCGAGTTCATCTATCTCGCTTTAGTCAACGTTTTGCCGGCGGGACAAATGGCTCTTGCCAGGATTGTGAAGCTGGGCCAGGGCGAGATTTTTTAGGGCGCATCGCACTTTTTTAGAGCGGCCATTTCGCCCATTTTCGCCTTGGATTTCAAACACCACGTGCGCTACTCGTCCGTGCGACACGCACTAGGAGTGAGAAACAGCGGGATCGTGATGCGTAAGCTTACGCAGCTGCTGAATGCCGATCGGGGGCTCGATCTGCCAAGGAATGATTGCGAAGCGGCTGGCTTGCACTTCCTTCACCTCGCGCAGGTACTTTTGCTCGTGTTGCTGTCGCTGCTTCATCAGCGGATCGGTGAGCGGGAGTGGGCTAAGCACCTGGTTGATGACCCAGGCGAAAGGCTCGATTTCGGCGCGGCGCAAATCTCGCTGCAGGGCTGCTGCTTCATGCACGGGCGTTGCTTCCGCGAGCGTGACAATCAGCACACGTGTGAAACCGGGATCGCGCAGACGAGGCAACAGGTTTTCGACAGCTTCGGGCATAGCACTCGCCTGCCGAGTGACTTCGCGGTGATAGGCGAGTGCCGAATCGAGCAGCAAGACAGTGTGGCCCGTGGGAGCAGTGTCGAGCACCACAAACTTGTTGGTGCCAGCGGCCACAGCATCAGCAAACGCCCTGAAAACTGCGATTTCTTCCGTGCACGGCGAGCGGAGGTCCTCCTCGAGGAGTGCCCTCCCCTGCTGGTCGAGATTGGCCCCGGCGCTACTTAAAACCTCGGCGGAATACTTGGCGGTTTCTGCTGCAGGGTCGATGCGACTAACGGTTAGGTTCGCCAGTTGCTGGTTGTTGAGTGCTGCTGCGATATGAGCGGCGGGGTCGGTTGTCGATAGATGGACTTCATAGCCCCGCTCGGCGATCGCCACTGCCACTGCAGCTGCGACGGTCGTTTTCCCAACGCCACCTTTTCCCATCGCGAGAATCACGCCGTGACCGGGAGCCACAAGATCGTCAATCAACTCGCCGAGTAGTGGCAAGTCGTCTACTCGGTCCGAACTGTCTAGCGTTGACGCTTCCGGTGAATAGCTCGGAGGAGTCCCCAGTAGACGAAGCGATTCGACGCCGACGATGCCGCTGGGACTCAGTGGCACGATGGTTGTCGGTAGAGCTCGGAGGCTTTCGGGAGTCGCGGCGAGCGCGACAGCTCCACGTTGCTCGAGCGCGACGGCATAGGGATCGCTCGTATCGAGCGCTTCAAACACTCCGTTTACAACCAGATGCTGATTCTCCACGCCAAGTTCAGCAAGCTCGCCACTGGTGCGAGCTGCTTCACGCAGCGCGCTCACTTCAGCGCGGGCTACGAGAACAAGCGTCGTGACCTGCGGATCGCCAAGGGCTTTCACCGTCTCTTGATACAGTTTCTGCTGAGCCTGCAAACCGGCGAGCGGACCGAGACAGCTAGTGCCGGTCGTGTTCTCCTCCATGAAACCGGCCCATGCCGATGGCAGGGTGAGCAGCCGAAGCGTATGGCCCGTTGGTGCGGTGTCGAAGATGACATGATCGAACTGCGACGTGGCAGCTGGATCGCCAAGCAGTCGCGAGAACTCATCAAACGCAGCGATTTCGAGGGTACAAGAGCCCGAAAATTGCTCTTCCATGCTCTTCACCGCTGCATCGGGGAGTAGTCCGCGATAAGGCCCAATCATCCGCTCGCGATATGCGGCCGCCGACTTTTCGGGATCGAGGTTCATCGCATAGAGCGTGGGAACAGCGGGGATGGCAGTGGGACGATTTTCGAGTGCGACGCCCAGCACTTCGTCGAGGTTCGATGCTGGGTCGGTGGAGACGAGCAGCACCCGTTTACCTGCATCGGCAAGTCGAACTGCGGCCGCACAAGCGACTGACGTTTTGCCGACGCCCCCTTTGCCGGTGAAGAACAGATTGCGCGTCGGATGAAGGAGGAATTTCATGGTCAGAGATCCTTGTGCTGTCGGTCAAAGCGATTCGAGGTTCTGATACTTAGCAACAGCTGCCGCCAGGTGTGCAGCATCCTGTGGCGACCATGGGTAGCTCTTCCTGCATTGAAACGTGTGCCCAGCTGGCGAGGAGCTGTCGGCTCGGGTAGATCCCTTGGCTGACAATCTGTCCCTCCACAAAAATGATGGGCAATGCCTCGACACCCTTGGTCCCTAGTAAAGCGCGGACCTCTTCGTGGTTCACAAACTCCTGGGGCTGTTGCGACAGATTGAATCGATCGACCGACACACCTTGGCGGCGAAGCCAATCGAGATCGCTTGCAAAACGGACCAGTGTTTGGTCGACTTGTGCCCCGCAGATCCCTGTCGAGCAGCACATCGGTTTGTCAAAAATTTGCATGGTCATGTTCGTTCTCCTGATCAGTGTTCGTTTATCGCCGATAGGCGATTTTGCGAGTAAATGAAACAACCGATTACAACTTACCGATTAACTCTTTGAGTTCCGCGAGTGATACGGCGTTGATGCAGTAGCAGACACGCGGTCCATCGATTTCACCTTGCACGAGCCCCGCTTCTTTCAAGATCTTGAGGTGCTGAGAAACGGTCGACTGGGCGACCGGCATCTCGTCGACGATCTCGCCGCACACACACGTTTCGCGTTTGGCGAGCAGTTGCAGAATTTTAATCCGCAAAGGATGTGCCAGACCCCAAGCGAGTGCGGCCAGCCGTTCGACCTTCAGCTGCTGCGTTGTCGCGCTGCTACCGTTCGACGGAACTGGTTCACACTTTAAGGGTTTGCGGCGACGAGCCATTATTTCACCTCAGCGGTAGGTCCTGCTTCTCTTATCG
This window of the Pirellula staleyi DSM 6068 genome carries:
- a CDS encoding alpha-amylase family glycosyl hydrolase, whose protein sequence is MSTIVTENVVSGMGSMPRADGVAFRLWAPHADAVYVTGTFNHWASETHPMVKEKSGYWYADIHEARIGHEYRYRIVSGDKQLLRIDPYARQVTCSVGNAVIHDPHFDWAGDNFRLPPMNEMVIYEMHLGTFHDQEDGKSDKFAEVVQKLDHLQRLGVNVIEVMPLAQFAGHSSWGYNPSCVFAVESNYGGPDGFKRFVKAVHQAGIGVVLDVVYNHFGPSDLDLWQFDGWSENGQGGIYFYNDWRATTPWGMTRPDYGRNEVRQFIRDNVLMWLEEYHVDGLRLDMTLFMHNVRASSDAGGELPDGWSLIQWINREVQQRYPQRIMIAEDLQDNERITKSLDQGGAGFTAQWAARFVHPIRAAVITPDDAQRSLDNVRHAIEGQYNGNPFQRVIYSESHDEIANGKARVASEINPQNPECWAAQKRTTLAAALVLTSPGIPMLFQGQEFLEDGWFQDTVPLDWQKSKDFSGLLRMYGDLIQLRLNRSGTTRGLTGSGIHTFHQNQADCVLAYHRWHQGGPGDDVVVVVNLSHRAHENYELGFPSPGIWRLRLNSDWNGYSHAFSNQACSDINTEAKGNDQSPDRSNSPRDGFLASGLINIGPYSVLVFSQNKPEE
- a CDS encoding metalloregulator ArsR/SmtB family transcription factor, whose protein sequence is MARRRKPLKCEPVPSNGSSATTQQLKVERLAALAWGLAHPLRIKILQLLAKRETCVCGEIVDEMPVAQSTVSQHLKILKEAGLVQGEIDGPRVCYCINAVSLAELKELIGKL
- a CDS encoding catalase family protein; its protein translation is MNTANLPLPYSDDVETIPPDEPEDIAQVVAAMEVLLSRSLAKSGQFRPDVHVKTHGYARGEFWVLPNLPAELKQGLFDHDGIYQAVVRFSNAASLAQSDIIPDGRGLAIKVFDVNGEMIPADEQWSPTQDFVMINHPVFFARNVQDYLRLEKVLVQAEGNSLATLQGALTGGDWNPLHWHWRELLTVARIAGQLPAHPVSNTYFSMAPIRFGNFVAKYRAKPAGDNHDSYMKLVQRLGSQTDALRLALEETLRTQQVLFEFQVQLRTSERTMPIEDASVEWPESESPYRTVAHLLLPRQEIELLRQQATYQNLAFNVWHALAAHRPLGGINRARRRAYSLSSAWRRLQFAAQSPEPNYVDPPE
- the arsA gene encoding arsenical pump-driving ATPase; this translates as MKFLLHPTRNLFFTGKGGVGKTSVACAAAVRLADAGKRVLLVSTDPASNLDEVLGVALENRPTAIPAVPTLYAMNLDPEKSAAAYRERMIGPYRGLLPDAAVKSMEEQFSGSCTLEIAAFDEFSRLLGDPAATSQFDHVIFDTAPTGHTLRLLTLPSAWAGFMEENTTGTSCLGPLAGLQAQQKLYQETVKALGDPQVTTLVLVARAEVSALREAARTSGELAELGVENQHLVVNGVFEALDTSDPYAVALEQRGAVALAATPESLRALPTTIVPLSPSGIVGVESLRLLGTPPSYSPEASTLDSSDRVDDLPLLGELIDDLVAPGHGVILAMGKGGVGKTTVAAAVAVAIAERGYEVHLSTTDPAAHIAAALNNQQLANLTVSRIDPAAETAKYSAEVLSSAGANLDQQGRALLEEDLRSPCTEEIAVFRAFADAVAAGTNKFVVLDTAPTGHTVLLLDSALAYHREVTRQASAMPEAVENLLPRLRDPGFTRVLIVTLAEATPVHEAAALQRDLRRAEIEPFAWVINQVLSPLPLTDPLMKQRQQHEQKYLREVKEVQASRFAIIPWQIEPPIGIQQLRKLTHHDPAVSHS
- the arsD gene encoding arsenite efflux transporter metallochaperone ArsD, with product MTMQIFDKPMCCSTGICGAQVDQTLVRFASDLDWLRRQGVSVDRFNLSQQPQEFVNHEEVRALLGTKGVEALPIIFVEGQIVSQGIYPSRQLLASWAHVSMQEELPMVATGCCTPGGSCC